The Saccharomyces eubayanus strain FM1318 chromosome IV, whole genome shotgun sequence genome contains the following window.
TAAATCTATCTGCTCAATAATTTTCACGAATcctatatttttttcattattgtaCTTtgcaacttcttcttcacgGATTTTCTCTAAATGGTAGATGTCAAAAACATAATCTAGACTGGAAAGTGACGCTATTTCTGCGGCGTTCCCACTGAAATATCTCCGGCTCggttttttccttttagTCTCCTCTACATCTTTATTAAACTTTAAATAGTCATTTACCATCTGTGTTATCTCAGGCGGTAGTCCGTCATCAGCTATGGTAATGTTATCTGTTGCAAGCTCTCCTTGTCCTTTTTCATCATTCGAATCCCTACGGcgtttcctcttttgttcCAGTACAAAATGTCTATGATCTTCGTGGGCGAGCTTCAATAGTGGCGTGGAAGACTGTTGCTCCGACTGGTAGCTTTCAGAGCTGACGGTCTTTGATAATTTAAATATAAACCTTTGTTTCTTTACGCGTTTCCCCTCATCAATCACTAAAATTGTCACAAATGAACTTAGTTAGTCAAACACGTTTTAAAATACACCAAAGAATAACAACACATACATAAAGCCTGCACAGAATCTTCATCTCTTCTCCTCTTCACTCTGATAAACTCAGGTGCTGTTGTAATACTgctcatttttgaaattgcgTCTATCACCACTCCAACTAAGGTTCTATTGATTGCGAAGTGTAAATGTTATTTGCCGTCTTTTACTACTACCATCTTATCTGCCTTTAACATTGCTCATCTCCGAACCCTTTAACCGATCTCTTAAAGGGATAACCCGGCATCTACTTCTTTCATTGTGCTTTAAGGATTATTGCATAATAAACTATAAACGTGGGCTGAATCGAGCCCAATAATCACAATTTCCATATATGTTTCTGAATAGAAAGTCAAACTCGTCTCTAGttgcatttttttactgtcgccttatcttttttttttgatattgaaaaccGTTATGTGTTGCGGGCGTCAGTACAATAGCAAAATTTGTGACACTTCTTTAACCGGTAACTCGCATTCAGAGACTGCACTATTATAGACGTGGCTCCCCATTCTTTTAAACTTATTAGCATTAAAACTATTGAGGAACATTTATCATGGCATACAAGAAAAGGGCTTTTAAACCAAGTGGAACAACAAAATGCTTAAAGGATTTCCCGACATTCATCTTGAACCTACCTAGCTACAACCCTTCCATCCTTTCTACCCATGCGACCGCACTAATCACAGGTGGTTCCAGTGGGCTTGGATTAGAAATTGCCAAGGTGCTTGCCAAAAGAGCCGATAAAGTCATTATAGCTGATATTCAACCATTTCCTGcaatttatcaaaaagagttcaagaatattttcttttacaaaTGTGATATATCAAGTTTAGATGATATCCAAAACTTAAAAAGAGCAATTGATAGAGATCATGGCAACGTGGATATTCTCATAAATAATGCAGGTATAGCACATATCAAAATGCTAGAAAAGATGTCAAATAATGATGTGAAACAATTAATTGACATCAACTTAATAGGCGCTTATAGAGTCATTCATACATTTGCTCCAGATATGATAAACAACGGAGAAGGCTTTATAATTGATATTGCTTCTGTTCTAGGGGAACTAACACCTGCAAGGCTGACATCGTATGGTGCATCGAAAGGCGCGATGATTGGTTTGCATAAGAGCATGTGCAAGCATTTCGAAAATTTACCTACAAAACGCAATAAACTTGGAATAAAAACGTTACTAGTATGTCCtggaaaaattggaacAGCCATGTTTATAGATGTTCCTACACCATCCAAATTGTTGGCCCCCGACATTGTACCTTCAGAGCTGGCGTTCGCAATTATTTCTGCAATGGAACACAACCAGTTGCAAATACTAAACGCTCCTTATTATGTTAACCTGGTTCCCTTTTTTAAATCTTTAAGCTGGCCTTACAAACGCCTCTTAAAACATTTAAGCGGAATGGACCACGTAACGTCCATCCAACGGATGACTAAGGCTCTGAAAACAGGTGCATAGTGCCTTGTTTATT
Protein-coding sequences here:
- the IWR1 gene encoding Iwr1p; amino-acid sequence: MSSITTAPEFIRVKRRRDEDSVQALLIDEGKRVKKQRFIFKLSKTVSSESYQSEQQSSTPLLKLAHEDHRHFVLEQKRKRRRDSNDEKGQGELATDNITIADDGLPPEITQMVNDYLKFNKDVEETKRKKPSRRYFSGNAAEIASLSSLDYVFDIYHLEKIREEEVAKYNNEKNIGFVKIIEQIDLALDEESDPNEARSDDEDSNDENYYQNDYPEDEDDDRSILLGSEGEAAAISEEEVVLGVNKSRFSSWNDDQILGPNGYKDVEEEYGDLFNRLGGNSDLLKTINSSNFVDLDDPENELEASDDDDDLNEGDDIEYPRNEFFPTDVDNPLAQHRDRIFHQLQNKIERR
- a CDS encoding short-chain dehydrogenase/reductase, yielding MAYKKRAFKPSGTTKCLKDFPTFILNLPSYNPSILSTHATALITGGSSGLGLEIAKVLAKRADKVIIADIQPFPAIYQKEFKNIFFYKCDISSLDDIQNLKRAIDRDHGNVDILINNAGIAHIKMLEKMSNNDVKQLIDINLIGAYRVIHTFAPDMINNGEGFIIDIASVLGELTPARLTSYGASKGAMIGLHKSMCKHFENLPTKRNKLGIKTLLVCPGKIGTAMFIDVPTPSKLLAPDIVPSELAFAIISAMEHNQLQILNAPYYVNLVPFFKSLSWPYKRLLKHLSGMDHVTSIQRMTKALKTGA